The following coding sequences lie in one Silvanigrella aquatica genomic window:
- a CDS encoding response regulator, producing MTNISLLDKEKCVIVILETISPIQQMYMSAFINIDYKLVSPFSDLNELINYIRESHVDWCILSLEHLVNTNLIDFLNNLYRSSKNQLLTISIINKENDNINLLLSLFEQGLFSNFLKPISMEDFEKQLQDLLESVNILKGNYTLVSSNFIRNILKQNKMYKDLLQFEKSILDFFPGSPRCLINLAEAECLNKDFSSATKTIAQAKFIDPESESQCNIIYEKYLKHLNEVSKEENKNILGIQNCMIIDPDSDVQYYVSETLKRLGVIDCQKITDGDSALEYLTKNKEPDLIIMEWKIPKISGVALVQRIRKLGFNQCFIVIISSLVKVTEHPLLQEVGVDTIIEKPFDGEKLSKELIGVTQRDRKPLEQRSLERKIRLLLSSKKVDEAKKLLDEYLSRSQISKYSKFQMQAEYEYETENYGAASKLALNVLKSVGGSVLLFSLLGKCFLKLKDFKSAMKCFEKAHELSPTNMDRILTLVDLKQESGNVAEAGILLESAKKIDSTSTEVIEMDYRIAIKNSDTEKASNILKNLNSLTGVIGLINNDAVSKILAGKFEEGIDLYKNALNSLSDDLNEYKELITYNLALAYVRNKDLQKSLEILDSLKLNPNARVYKKVKSIRTKIKYALLNKGQLENLENLFENKEGVENKNTSNVSNENDETAGMTIYENILNEIERKSEIKKGSRCCYKIYNRVENN from the coding sequence ATGACGAACATTTCACTTTTAGATAAAGAGAAGTGTGTTATAGTAATATTAGAAACTATTTCACCCATTCAGCAAATGTATATGAGTGCATTTATAAACATAGATTATAAGTTAGTCTCGCCCTTTTCAGACTTAAATGAGCTCATTAATTATATTCGAGAATCTCACGTGGACTGGTGTATTCTAAGCTTAGAGCATTTAGTTAATACTAATTTAATTGATTTTTTAAATAATTTGTATAGATCTTCAAAAAATCAATTATTAACTATTAGTATTATTAATAAGGAAAATGATAATATAAATTTATTGTTGTCTTTATTTGAACAAGGATTATTTTCAAATTTTTTGAAACCAATTTCTATGGAAGATTTTGAAAAACAATTGCAAGATCTTTTAGAAAGTGTGAATATTTTAAAAGGTAATTATACTCTTGTCTCAAGTAATTTTATAAGAAATATATTAAAACAAAATAAAATGTATAAGGATCTATTGCAATTTGAAAAATCCATTTTAGATTTTTTTCCAGGATCGCCTCGTTGTTTGATTAATTTGGCGGAGGCTGAGTGCTTAAATAAAGACTTTTCATCTGCAACAAAAACTATTGCACAAGCTAAATTTATTGATCCAGAATCTGAAAGTCAATGCAATATTATTTATGAAAAGTATTTGAAACATTTAAATGAAGTATCAAAAGAAGAAAATAAAAATATTTTGGGAATTCAAAATTGTATGATTATTGATCCTGACTCAGATGTTCAATACTATGTCAGTGAAACATTAAAAAGACTAGGCGTTATTGATTGTCAGAAAATAACAGATGGTGATTCTGCTCTTGAATACTTAACTAAAAATAAAGAACCAGATTTAATTATAATGGAGTGGAAAATTCCAAAAATTAGTGGTGTTGCTTTAGTTCAAAGAATTCGGAAATTAGGATTTAATCAATGCTTTATCGTAATAATAAGTTCTCTTGTTAAAGTGACAGAACATCCCCTGCTACAGGAGGTAGGAGTAGATACAATTATAGAGAAACCTTTTGATGGGGAAAAACTATCAAAAGAGCTTATTGGAGTCACTCAACGCGACCGCAAGCCTCTTGAGCAAAGATCGCTTGAAAGAAAAATCCGTCTTTTGTTATCTTCAAAAAAGGTTGATGAAGCAAAAAAATTGTTGGATGAATATTTAAGTCGTTCTCAAATTTCAAAGTATTCAAAATTTCAAATGCAGGCAGAATATGAGTATGAAACAGAGAATTATGGAGCAGCTAGTAAACTTGCATTAAACGTTTTAAAGTCTGTTGGTGGGTCAGTTCTCCTTTTTTCATTACTTGGAAAATGTTTTTTAAAATTAAAAGATTTTAAATCTGCAATGAAATGTTTTGAAAAAGCACACGAACTCTCTCCTACAAATATGGATAGAATTCTTACTCTTGTTGATTTAAAGCAGGAGTCAGGAAATGTTGCTGAAGCTGGTATATTACTTGAATCAGCAAAAAAAATTGACTCAACAAGTACCGAAGTTATTGAAATGGATTATCGCATTGCAATTAAAAACTCAGATACTGAAAAAGCATCAAATATTTTGAAAAATTTAAATTCATTGACAGGTGTTATAGGGCTTATAAATAATGATGCTGTTTCAAAAATTCTTGCAGGAAAATTTGAAGAAGGAATTGACTTATATAAAAATGCATTAAATAGTTTGTCTGATGATTTAAATGAATATAAAGAATTAATCACATATAATTTAGCGCTTGCTTATGTTCGAAATAAAGATTTGCAAAAATCTTTAGAAATATTAGATTCCTTAAAATTAAATCCTAATGCAAGAGTATACAAAAAAGTAAAAAGCATTAGAACAAAAATCAAATATGCTTTACTAAATAAAGGACAACTTGAAAATTTGGAAAATTTATTTGAAAATAAGGAGGGTGTTGAAAATAAAAATACCAGTAATGTAAGTAATGAAAATGATGAAACTGCTGGAATGACTATTTATGAAAATATACTTAATGAAATTGAAAGAAAATCTGAAATAAAAAAAGGATCTCGCTGTTGCTATAAAATATATAATAGAGTTGAAAATAATTAA
- a CDS encoding substrate-binding periplasmic protein → MKYAILILILLSFNSYAKEMKVCFEDFLPSAGMKGDKPIGIDVEIISAAMKTQNVKIKFIMLPWNRCIYELDKKSIDAIIPMVYSQERDEKYSLGTSMRTRGNILIRNPKTKEINSLQDMSGLKVGSAKGYVISKEYTEATNFTKVDITSSDEVAAKILKEIANGSVDCGIVDMDSAYILIKKLQLEKKVIISNFKLKKASHVGFVKNSPYLNLYEKGFKIISDNGQIKRIIDKYYHNK, encoded by the coding sequence ATGAAATACGCCATACTTATTTTAATATTGTTATCATTTAATTCATATGCTAAAGAAATGAAGGTATGTTTTGAGGATTTTTTACCTTCAGCCGGAATGAAAGGTGACAAACCCATTGGAATCGATGTTGAAATAATTAGTGCGGCCATGAAAACGCAAAATGTAAAAATTAAATTTATTATGCTTCCTTGGAATCGATGTATATATGAATTAGATAAAAAATCAATTGATGCTATTATACCCATGGTTTATAGCCAAGAAAGAGATGAAAAATATAGTTTAGGAACCTCAATGCGAACCCGAGGTAATATTCTTATACGAAATCCAAAGACAAAAGAAATCAACTCACTTCAAGATATGTCAGGTTTAAAAGTAGGAAGCGCTAAAGGCTATGTTATTTCGAAAGAATATACAGAAGCGACAAATTTTACAAAAGTTGACATTACGTCCTCTGATGAAGTCGCAGCAAAAATTTTAAAAGAAATTGCGAATGGCTCTGTGGATTGCGGAATTGTCGATATGGATTCTGCATATATATTAATAAAAAAATTACAGCTTGAAAAAAAAGTTATAATTTCAAATTTTAAACTTAAAAAAGCATCGCATGTCGGCTTTGTAAAAAATAGTCCATATTTAAATTTATATGAAAAAGGATTCAAAATAATTTCAGATAATGGACAAATTAAAAGGATAATTGATAAATACTACCATAATAAATAA
- a CDS encoding DUF2786 domain-containing protein: MNFKTFLNDLHSRMIVQLYKEFENICFQHRVNLKKPLIIIEQLNSTWGNWDPLGRVITLSAQLVEEYSWDIIIGVLKHEMAHQIVTEVFNSEDIHGKSFQKACELIGVPKEYCKASLNIENKITHWKNSTLGEEELVVMRKLDKLLNLAQSANEHEALLAMEKVQELNLKYNLNRIQEGLDSSFYSLIINFKKKCVPTTYVYISSLIQAHYFVNIIYSELYDPLCDESHKIIEIIGTRHNVLMAEYVFYFLKETIESLWKIYQMNNNLPARYKLSYQKGVLVGFQNKLDSIAKNKLYNEINFYSQKHNNSMSEIIILENKKLNEYTKRIYPRLSRQGASNNKVYSEYYADGKSDGKKIVINKPVSETKNQIYYLGIGK; the protein is encoded by the coding sequence GTGAATTTTAAAACTTTTTTAAATGATTTGCATTCTAGAATGATAGTTCAACTATATAAAGAGTTTGAAAATATTTGTTTTCAGCATCGTGTGAATTTAAAAAAACCCTTAATAATTATCGAACAATTAAATTCTACTTGGGGTAATTGGGATCCTTTGGGCAGAGTTATTACTTTGTCTGCTCAACTAGTTGAAGAATATTCTTGGGATATTATCATTGGTGTTTTAAAACACGAAATGGCACATCAAATTGTCACAGAGGTTTTTAATTCAGAAGATATTCATGGAAAAAGCTTTCAAAAGGCATGTGAACTCATTGGAGTTCCGAAGGAGTATTGTAAGGCTTCTCTAAATATTGAAAATAAAATCACTCATTGGAAAAATTCAACTTTAGGTGAAGAAGAGTTGGTTGTCATGCGCAAGCTTGATAAATTATTAAATTTAGCTCAATCTGCTAATGAGCACGAAGCTCTATTAGCAATGGAAAAAGTTCAAGAGCTCAACTTAAAATATAATTTAAATCGGATTCAAGAAGGTTTAGATTCTTCATTTTATTCCTTAATTATTAATTTTAAAAAGAAATGTGTTCCTACAACTTATGTTTATATATCATCACTTATTCAAGCTCATTATTTTGTAAATATCATCTATTCTGAATTGTACGACCCTCTATGTGATGAATCCCATAAAATTATTGAAATAATTGGTACACGGCATAATGTACTTATGGCTGAGTATGTGTTTTATTTTTTGAAAGAAACAATTGAAAGCTTATGGAAAATTTATCAAATGAACAATAATCTTCCTGCTCGCTATAAGCTCTCTTATCAAAAAGGAGTGTTAGTTGGATTTCAAAATAAGCTCGATTCTATTGCAAAAAATAAATTATATAATGAAATAAATTTTTATTCTCAAAAGCACAATAATTCAATGTCTGAAATTATTATACTGGAAAATAAAAAATTAAATGAATATACAAAAAGAATTTATCCAAGATTGAGTAGGCAAGGAGCTTCAAATAATAAAGTATATAGTGAGTATTATGCCGATGGGAAATCCGATGGTAAAAAAATAGTTATTAATAAGCCCGTATCGGAAACTAAAAATCAAATATATTATCTTGGTATTGGCAAATAG
- a CDS encoding M13 family metallopeptidase — protein MICNKECSLFIVIFSIFFCEYNAFSENIPTLPDHQFQVPDYREIPLNDHISPCDNFYEHVCSIENSRFSMPESHSKYIYNFNDSAFRIKNIRLKYIKSLLNESNLNQSNTMLKNFYQSCMNTYAREVEEDEIFTEFEENILRLNKKKILEKITLDTIQGEDYLFEIKEIKNIKNPKIKDIIIYYSLPLKSKEYYEDEQLMADYKDLIKEFFSLILYSNGEEYANFIINLEKSIAKTYPTKAKLREALSADNSITRQYLTYHYPMFNFHKLFEKIPQTTIINLLPKEAFIKLNEHLETANDLEIKALALWNKFSLGMIKYSVPDYYLKVKEFNHKHFGNSLTEEQLEKQCIQETHNHLGSRLDFEIIQKQYQNFPTKRIHLIIKELQKATSENIKNSKGMSEFAKKKALKKIENMKFQIVKPERIEDWDLEVSMHIDSKKFLKNKNEIKAQYFQKFIQNISLPINENLWHMKPLTVNAYYDINANRFFLPLGILQPPIFDETKSDIVNFGSLGVVVGHEIAHAFDDKGSKFNEHGILEPWMSRYDKEQFKKQANKMIAHFDTAGINGNLSVGENISDFLGIQNAFHAAFSNKNIKLQKEFFIQYAKIWCGVTQPKYKEHLKKIDFHAPGELRVNQQLKLSKNFYETFSCKIGDPMALSDEERFSIW, from the coding sequence ATGATATGCAATAAGGAATGTTCACTTTTCATTGTTATTTTTTCAATTTTTTTTTGCGAATACAATGCTTTCTCAGAAAACATCCCCACCCTACCCGATCATCAGTTCCAAGTTCCTGATTATAGAGAGATACCTCTTAACGATCACATTTCTCCTTGTGATAATTTTTATGAACACGTCTGTTCCATAGAAAATTCTCGTTTTAGCATGCCAGAGTCTCATAGCAAATATATATATAATTTTAATGATTCTGCTTTTCGAATTAAAAATATTCGATTAAAATACATAAAATCTTTATTAAATGAAAGTAATTTAAATCAAAGCAATACTATGCTAAAAAATTTCTACCAATCATGTATGAATACATACGCAAGAGAAGTTGAGGAAGATGAAATATTCACTGAATTTGAAGAAAATATATTAAGATTAAATAAAAAGAAAATTCTTGAAAAAATAACATTAGACACAATCCAAGGTGAAGACTATTTATTTGAAATAAAAGAAATTAAAAACATAAAAAATCCCAAAATAAAAGATATTATAATTTATTATAGTCTCCCTCTAAAGTCCAAGGAATATTATGAAGACGAACAACTCATGGCAGATTATAAAGATTTAATAAAAGAATTTTTTTCCTTAATTTTATATTCAAATGGAGAAGAATATGCTAATTTTATAATAAATCTCGAAAAGAGTATCGCAAAAACTTATCCCACAAAAGCAAAATTACGCGAAGCACTATCAGCAGATAATTCTATAACAAGACAATATTTAACTTATCATTATCCAATGTTTAATTTTCATAAATTATTTGAAAAAATCCCACAAACAACAATTATAAATTTATTACCTAAAGAAGCTTTTATAAAATTAAACGAGCACTTAGAAACTGCGAATGACTTAGAAATAAAAGCTTTAGCACTATGGAATAAGTTCTCTTTAGGAATGATAAAATACTCAGTACCAGATTATTATTTAAAAGTAAAAGAATTTAATCATAAGCACTTTGGCAATTCCTTAACAGAAGAACAACTGGAAAAGCAATGCATTCAGGAAACGCACAATCATTTAGGCTCAAGATTAGATTTTGAAATCATTCAAAAACAATATCAAAATTTTCCTACAAAGCGTATTCATTTGATAATTAAAGAATTACAAAAAGCAACTTCTGAAAATATTAAAAACTCAAAAGGGATGTCTGAATTCGCAAAAAAGAAAGCTCTAAAAAAAATCGAAAATATGAAATTTCAAATTGTAAAACCGGAGCGCATTGAAGATTGGGATTTGGAAGTTTCTATGCATATAGATTCAAAAAAATTCCTAAAAAACAAAAATGAAATCAAAGCTCAATATTTTCAAAAATTTATTCAAAATATTTCTCTCCCCATTAACGAAAATTTATGGCACATGAAACCCCTTACTGTGAATGCCTATTACGATATCAATGCCAATCGATTTTTCCTACCATTAGGCATTTTACAACCCCCTATTTTTGATGAAACAAAGTCCGATATTGTTAATTTTGGCTCCTTAGGGGTTGTTGTGGGACACGAAATTGCTCATGCTTTTGATGACAAAGGTTCTAAATTTAATGAGCATGGCATATTAGAGCCCTGGATGAGCCGTTATGATAAAGAGCAATTTAAAAAACAGGCCAACAAAATGATTGCCCATTTCGACACTGCGGGTATCAATGGAAATTTGTCCGTTGGAGAAAATATATCAGACTTTCTTGGTATTCAAAATGCATTTCATGCCGCTTTCTCAAATAAAAATATAAAATTGCAAAAAGAATTCTTTATTCAATATGCTAAAATTTGGTGCGGAGTAACACAGCCTAAATATAAAGAACATTTGAAAAAAATTGACTTTCATGCGCCAGGGGAACTCAGAGTAAATCAGCAATTAAAATTGTCTAAGAATTTTTATGAAACTTTTTCATGTAAAATAGGAGACCCTATGGCATTAAGTGATGAGGAAAGATTTTCAATTTGGTAA
- a CDS encoding response regulator, translated as MNDSKKKLLVLVVDDQDTFLQAVVDEVNFLGFDSITARNGMEALEQAHKSKLDLIISDIRMPNKDGEWFLNELRKTQKSFPPFVFMTGFADLSIQEAYAMGADGFLGKPLNPEKLEILLQKLCRPIEKRWNELPKTSAVYHISKNFPCAYDDQSLKEINFGRAGMYLAIEKLVFEIGDIISFKFEFNSGDFKQIEGMGNIVWKKENPEGKSDEYGLYFDYLHSSTLAAWINKLKSKEIIEVIPRGK; from the coding sequence ATGAATGACTCAAAAAAAAAGTTGCTTGTGCTTGTTGTTGACGATCAAGATACATTTCTTCAAGCTGTTGTCGATGAAGTCAATTTTCTAGGCTTTGATTCTATTACAGCAAGAAACGGAATGGAGGCTCTAGAGCAAGCTCATAAATCAAAATTAGACCTTATTATTTCTGATATTCGTATGCCAAATAAAGATGGTGAGTGGTTTTTGAATGAGCTTCGAAAGACTCAAAAATCATTTCCTCCCTTTGTATTTATGACAGGGTTTGCCGATCTTTCAATTCAAGAAGCTTATGCCATGGGAGCTGATGGGTTTTTAGGCAAGCCATTAAATCCAGAAAAATTAGAAATCTTGCTACAGAAATTATGTCGTCCCATTGAAAAACGATGGAATGAACTTCCAAAAACTTCAGCTGTTTATCATATCTCTAAAAATTTTCCATGTGCATATGACGATCAGAGCCTTAAAGAAATTAATTTTGGCCGAGCTGGTATGTATTTAGCTATTGAAAAACTTGTATTTGAAATTGGTGATATTATTTCATTTAAATTTGAATTTAATAGCGGTGATTTTAAACAAATTGAAGGAATGGGTAATATCGTTTGGAAAAAAGAAAATCCTGAGGGAAAATCTGATGAGTATGGTCTCTATTTTGATTATCTTCATTCTTCCACCTTAGCTGCATGGATAAATAAGTTAAAAAGTAAAGAAATAATTGAAGTTATTCCACGTGGAAAGTAA